A genomic window from Candidatus Alcyoniella australis includes:
- a CDS encoding metallophosphoesterase has product MLKLSPPYFQILKYTACGIAILALAAALCCCGYDSPGAECEPQYIDSECGPPTGRVYAEHFWFVQISDLHQSRDNGSSVFDYGLTPKGDYQGLREQLEYINQVLRPAFVVATGDLVDGGVLEQLPCQWRDYRRGVLDACYDDRQYHDLPGNHDAYFDFELDHFLRYSISKETHHWWTVKTDDGCHGFVALCSVDPGYNRGRIDERELAWIESALDALAPCGMVLLFAHHNTDQDQIASLLGPQGLLAERGVTAFAAGHVHNDGQWHNAGVLYLHTDAMYVNRPAGCRGRMRLFSIDRGNLSSAPKAILDCGPQVLITSPQDAADANPSNPLGHVIGAELEVRALGLFDQPLELTLSIDSNEPLELEPIGGSLYSARVDCSALAEGRHTLEVRAAGFDDCDNARHSIEVLR; this is encoded by the coding sequence ATGTTGAAATTATCGCCACCGTATTTTCAAATATTAAAATATACAGCCTGCGGCATTGCAATCCTCGCCCTGGCCGCGGCCCTGTGCTGCTGCGGATACGACTCCCCTGGGGCGGAATGCGAGCCACAGTACATTGATTCCGAGTGCGGCCCGCCCACAGGCCGGGTCTATGCCGAGCATTTCTGGTTCGTGCAGATCAGCGATCTGCACCAGTCGCGGGACAACGGCTCGTCGGTCTTTGATTACGGCCTGACCCCCAAGGGCGATTACCAGGGATTGCGCGAACAGCTCGAATATATCAACCAGGTGCTGCGGCCGGCGTTCGTGGTGGCCACCGGCGATCTGGTGGACGGCGGAGTGCTCGAACAGCTCCCCTGCCAGTGGCGCGATTATCGCCGCGGCGTGCTCGACGCTTGCTATGACGACCGTCAATATCACGACCTGCCGGGAAACCACGACGCCTACTTCGACTTTGAACTCGATCACTTTCTGCGCTACTCGATCAGCAAAGAGACCCACCATTGGTGGACCGTGAAGACCGACGACGGCTGCCACGGGTTCGTGGCGCTTTGCAGCGTGGACCCGGGATACAACCGCGGGAGGATCGACGAGCGGGAGCTGGCCTGGATCGAGTCGGCGCTGGACGCGCTGGCGCCCTGCGGGATGGTGCTGCTCTTTGCCCATCACAACACCGACCAGGACCAAATCGCATCACTGCTCGGCCCCCAGGGCCTGCTGGCCGAGCGCGGCGTTACGGCGTTCGCCGCCGGACACGTACACAACGACGGGCAATGGCACAACGCGGGCGTGCTCTACCTGCACACCGACGCGATGTACGTTAACCGTCCCGCAGGCTGCCGCGGCCGGATGCGGCTGTTTTCCATTGACCGCGGCAACCTCTCCTCAGCGCCCAAGGCGATCCTCGACTGCGGACCGCAGGTGTTGATCACCAGCCCCCAAGACGCGGCTGACGCCAATCCATCCAACCCCCTGGGGCATGTGATCGGCGCGGAACTCGAGGTGCGCGCCCTGGGGCTGTTCGATCAGCCGTTGGAGCTGACGTTGAGCATCGACAGCAACGAGCCCCTTGAACTCGAGCCCATCGGCGGCTCGCTGTACAGCGCGCGCGTGGACTGCTCGGCACTGGCCGAGGGCCGCCATACACTCGAGGTTCGGGCCGCGGGATTCGATGATTGCGACAACGCGCGGCACAGCATCGAGGTCTTGCGATGA
- a CDS encoding SDR family NAD(P)-dependent oxidoreductase, with protein MSKQQFSVLITGCSSGIGRAMALEMAARGHTVFATARKPETLKELEQHGIVGLKLDVTDARSISTAVNQALESAGRIDVLVNNAGFGLMGPAVELEIGAMRRQLETNVIGPLALVQAVVPGMIERGLGRIVNVGSVSGVLATPFSGAYCASKAALHALSDSLRMELAPFGVRVITLQPGAVASRFGENAAQQVDLRPDSYYAKLARFIQERANVSQSEAMPAEQFAAKVADAIESDDPPAVMVIGGAHTSLPLVKRLMPLALIDRMLSRRFGLNLLRPPRKE; from the coding sequence ATGAGCAAGCAGCAATTCAGCGTTTTAATCACCGGCTGTTCATCGGGCATCGGTCGCGCCATGGCCCTTGAAATGGCCGCGCGCGGGCATACGGTGTTCGCCACGGCGCGCAAGCCCGAGACGCTCAAGGAGCTTGAGCAGCACGGCATCGTCGGGCTCAAGCTCGACGTGACCGACGCGCGTTCGATAAGCACTGCCGTGAATCAGGCGCTTGAATCGGCCGGGCGCATCGACGTGCTGGTCAACAACGCGGGCTTCGGCCTGATGGGTCCGGCGGTTGAGCTCGAGATTGGGGCCATGCGCCGCCAGCTCGAGACCAACGTGATCGGCCCGCTGGCTTTGGTCCAGGCCGTGGTGCCGGGGATGATCGAGCGCGGCTTGGGCCGGATCGTCAACGTCGGATCGGTCTCGGGCGTGCTGGCCACGCCGTTCAGCGGCGCCTACTGTGCGTCCAAGGCCGCGTTGCACGCGCTCTCCGACTCGTTGCGCATGGAGCTTGCGCCGTTTGGAGTGCGCGTGATCACGCTCCAGCCCGGAGCCGTGGCATCGCGTTTCGGCGAGAACGCCGCGCAGCAGGTGGACCTGCGGCCCGACTCGTACTACGCCAAGCTGGCGCGTTTTATCCAGGAGCGGGCCAACGTCAGTCAAAGCGAGGCCATGCCCGCGGAGCAGTTCGCGGCCAAGGTCGCCGATGCAATCGAATCCGACGATCCGCCGGCGGTGATGGTCATCGGCGGCGCGCATACCAGCCTGCCGCTGGTCAAGCGACTGATGCCCTTGGCGCTGATCGACCGCATGCTCAGCCGCCGCTTCGGCCTGAACCTGCTGCGACCGCCCCGCAAAGAGTAA
- a CDS encoding DUF2202 domain-containing protein, which translates to MKKIQTIAVIGLALFIGLAAAAPGRAVAQQLDQRTADALTAALNDEYKAEALYAAIIARHGEVRPFSNIINAEQRHSAMLIPLFEKYGVTVPTNDWASKVEAPDSLLEACEQGVSAEVENVALYDEFLNFVTQQDIREVFVYLRNASRDNHQPAFQRCVERGGEMPGRGQGQGGQGQGGGGRGR; encoded by the coding sequence ATGAAAAAGATACAGACCATCGCGGTGATAGGATTGGCGCTGTTCATCGGGCTGGCCGCGGCTGCTCCGGGGCGGGCCGTTGCTCAGCAACTTGACCAGCGCACGGCCGACGCACTGACGGCGGCGCTCAACGACGAGTACAAGGCCGAGGCGCTTTATGCCGCGATTATCGCGCGCCACGGTGAGGTGCGGCCGTTTTCCAACATCATTAACGCTGAGCAGCGCCACAGTGCGATGCTGATTCCGCTGTTCGAGAAGTACGGCGTGACCGTGCCGACCAACGACTGGGCCTCAAAGGTCGAGGCGCCCGATTCGCTGCTCGAGGCCTGCGAGCAGGGCGTGAGCGCCGAAGTCGAGAACGTGGCGCTCTACGACGAGTTCCTGAACTTTGTCACCCAGCAGGACATCCGCGAGGTGTTCGTCTATCTGCGTAATGCCTCGCGCGACAACCATCAGCCGGCCTTCCAGCGCTGCGTGGAGCGCGGCGGCGAGATGCCGGGACGGGGACAGGGCCAGGGAGGCCAGGGCCAGGGAGGCGGCGGCCGGGGTCGCTGA
- a CDS encoding phosphotransferase has product MKQLLPTLNAQFGVTAIHLLDIISWNAIFEAWGPGIHAAVKVYNPADREEERVAPELIANIQRDLYNSGNRAVVPPLLNKKGELVLCSFGYRIILYPWIVGHVPTSRDISKCAAWLENFHRTDYQTIIAKYINSPRQFRPTIMPVDWYDQSKAIWKEAQSRLRDAGVDMKMLRQFTEGEDLANKLLQDYPMLIEKTSLKLLHGDFKPSNVLITEDRKLAVLDFDCIQLGPSEVDTAIAALSFAGADWNGGKVDEYLLLSFLEKYRKRSELNGLAMDNKRITAALRWIPLRALSFSFKEEQIMPRLQLAKQLAKWCMR; this is encoded by the coding sequence GTGAAACAATTACTTCCAACATTAAATGCACAATTCGGTGTAACAGCGATTCACTTACTAGATATTATAAGTTGGAATGCAATATTTGAAGCTTGGGGACCGGGTATCCACGCCGCTGTTAAAGTATATAATCCAGCTGATCGGGAGGAAGAACGTGTCGCCCCGGAGTTGATCGCCAATATCCAACGAGATCTATATAACTCAGGCAATCGCGCTGTAGTTCCTCCGCTTCTAAATAAAAAGGGCGAATTAGTATTATGCAGCTTTGGTTACCGTATTATACTTTATCCTTGGATTGTTGGACACGTACCTACGAGTAGAGATATTTCCAAATGTGCAGCGTGGCTTGAAAATTTCCACCGTACAGATTACCAAACAATTATTGCAAAGTATATTAATTCTCCGAGACAATTTCGTCCTACAATCATGCCAGTGGATTGGTACGATCAAAGCAAAGCCATCTGGAAAGAAGCACAATCCCGATTGCGTGATGCTGGCGTAGATATGAAAATGCTCAGACAATTTACCGAAGGAGAGGATTTGGCAAATAAGTTACTACAAGATTATCCTATGCTTATCGAAAAGACTTCGTTGAAACTGCTGCATGGAGATTTTAAGCCATCGAATGTATTGATAACTGAAGACCGTAAATTAGCTGTTCTTGACTTCGACTGTATACAGCTTGGTCCATCAGAAGTAGATACAGCTATAGCAGCACTTTCTTTTGCTGGTGCTGATTGGAATGGCGGCAAGGTGGACGAGTATCTTTTATTATCATTTCTTGAAAAATACAGAAAAAGAAGTGAGCTTAACGGACTCGCGATGGACAACAAGCGTATTACAGCTGCTTTACGTTGGATACCACTGCGAGCACTTTCCTTTTCATTTAAAGAAGAACAAATAATGCCGCGGCTACAATTAGCAAAACAACTTGCGAAATGGTGTATGAGATGA
- a CDS encoding NAD(P)-dependent oxidoreductase has protein sequence MMGLILPPGYEKLRFEERKILDDILRKVLALDDIQCLVWGGSSVFGGVERGSDVDLWAIVADPENAERNLLEDISYMDTPMHVHVHGYLRWFGRLITILFFHGCRFAVDVGLAKPEMLTELNIGPTYWIVWVSSDINKEIIVNSLQPRNFTSSPELRSSSLLMNLVKLRKSIRNCDRWNAHEYLSRARRDLMGIIRDKKTHIDHHYSRPERGLEKHLTATEHSELASTLADIDLKTVTQAAIRVGRLALAKVQEDLSDYLRGQLINVINELDGMPCDRKQSVGLIGAGRMGGRLVRHLLAAGYELYVADLDDRRSESAVRLGATRDNLEGIWEHCRIILLSLPAPEIIELVLEQIIKPECPRHILVDLSTNDPVRVVQASSKCRELGHGFIDAPVSGGIWGASAGTLTVMVGGSTEDYKVVRPLLDCFAREIFHVGPSGHGSMAKLIHNMVGEIQVQAFSEAFCLAKRLGLDSDAIYGCLANGMAASRILTDLYANGVLRQQWQTNVTLATAAKDQQLLLELATSVGVELDFSRTVYMRQAELIKEGMGNSDVTETIRWFEKKYGVHILVGSPPLPPLDNPT, from the coding sequence ATGATGGGTTTAATTTTACCTCCGGGTTATGAGAAGCTTCGATTCGAGGAACGCAAGATACTTGATGACATATTAAGAAAAGTATTGGCGCTTGATGATATCCAATGCCTTGTCTGGGGTGGCTCCTCAGTGTTTGGCGGAGTTGAAAGAGGATCGGATGTGGATTTATGGGCGATTGTTGCAGATCCAGAAAATGCTGAGCGTAATTTATTGGAAGACATTTCGTATATGGACACACCAATGCATGTTCATGTGCATGGATATTTACGTTGGTTTGGGCGCTTGATAACTATTCTATTTTTCCATGGATGTCGCTTCGCGGTCGATGTGGGTTTAGCTAAACCAGAGATGTTAACCGAACTTAATATTGGGCCAACATATTGGATTGTTTGGGTAAGTTCTGATATTAATAAAGAAATAATAGTAAATAGTCTACAGCCTCGCAATTTCACTTCTTCTCCAGAACTACGATCGAGTTCTTTGCTTATGAATCTGGTTAAACTGCGCAAGAGCATACGAAATTGTGACCGATGGAATGCTCATGAATACTTATCGAGGGCGCGACGAGATTTAATGGGAATAATACGCGATAAAAAAACACACATAGACCATCATTATTCTCGTCCAGAGAGAGGGCTTGAAAAACATTTAACCGCAACAGAGCACTCGGAATTAGCTTCTACACTCGCGGATATAGATCTGAAAACGGTCACACAAGCTGCAATTCGAGTGGGGCGGTTGGCCCTAGCAAAGGTACAAGAGGACCTCTCCGATTATTTGCGAGGTCAACTTATAAATGTAATAAATGAATTAGACGGTATGCCCTGCGATCGAAAGCAATCGGTTGGGCTCATTGGGGCAGGAAGAATGGGGGGAAGGCTCGTTCGACATCTTCTGGCAGCTGGGTATGAATTATATGTGGCTGATCTTGATGATCGTCGAAGTGAGTCTGCTGTTAGATTAGGTGCGACTAGGGACAATCTAGAAGGTATCTGGGAACACTGCAGAATCATTCTTTTATCTCTTCCAGCACCAGAAATTATCGAGTTAGTTCTTGAACAAATAATCAAACCTGAATGTCCAAGGCATATATTAGTTGACTTGTCGACAAACGATCCAGTACGTGTTGTTCAGGCTTCCAGCAAATGTAGGGAGTTGGGACACGGTTTTATTGATGCTCCAGTGAGTGGAGGAATTTGGGGAGCTTCGGCAGGAACGCTAACAGTAATGGTTGGTGGATCGACTGAAGATTACAAGGTTGTGCGCCCTCTCCTAGATTGCTTTGCTAGAGAAATCTTCCATGTAGGACCGTCCGGACATGGAAGCATGGCTAAGTTAATCCACAATATGGTTGGCGAGATTCAAGTCCAGGCGTTCTCGGAAGCTTTTTGTTTGGCAAAGCGATTAGGTCTTGATTCTGACGCAATATATGGTTGTCTTGCGAATGGAATGGCTGCTTCACGTATTTTGACTGATTTATACGCCAATGGTGTACTTAGACAGCAATGGCAGACTAATGTAACATTAGCAACAGCCGCTAAGGATCAGCAACTTCTATTAGAACTCGCTACTAGCGTTGGAGTAGAGCTCGATTTCAGTCGAACTGTTTATATGCGTCAGGCTGAGTTAATAAAAGAAGGAATGGGCAATTCCGATGTCACAGAAACAATTCGGTGGTTTGAGAAAAAATATGGTGTGCATATTCTAGTAGGATCGCCTCCTCTACCTCCCTTGGACAATCCAACATGA
- a CDS encoding glycosyltransferase yields the protein MTAVKNSAIICAHNEEMTIAGVINAVRNDVEEVIVIDSCSTDDTGRIAGKCGACVFPVNRLGKHYAIRAGVNVARGENLIFIDGDLQCPPTNIAARLLMKLKPDVSLVKGYYKREPNLPDTGPGRLTEICARPLLTLFMPSLSKIRDPLSGEFALRYELARKIHFTPGFSVDLGILIECTRYGRIEEVELGVKCHKHRHVYDIGASALEVAATILGLTNPEKSAKLTQYPHGNRIVKEIDLSILPPLNGSENDGFNFTSGL from the coding sequence ATGACTGCTGTTAAAAACTCAGCAATTATTTGTGCTCATAATGAAGAAATGACGATCGCCGGTGTTATCAATGCTGTTAGAAATGATGTTGAAGAGGTAATCGTCATCGATTCGTGTTCAACGGATGATACAGGACGGATTGCTGGAAAATGTGGCGCTTGTGTTTTTCCAGTTAATCGATTAGGCAAGCACTATGCGATTCGTGCTGGCGTAAACGTTGCGCGGGGGGAGAACCTAATTTTTATAGATGGAGATTTGCAATGCCCCCCGACCAATATTGCCGCTAGATTACTTATGAAGCTTAAGCCTGATGTTTCTCTTGTAAAGGGATATTATAAAAGAGAGCCTAATCTACCTGATACAGGACCAGGACGACTGACAGAAATTTGCGCTCGTCCTTTACTCACATTATTTATGCCCTCATTGTCTAAAATCCGCGATCCACTTTCCGGTGAATTTGCCCTTAGATATGAACTTGCTCGAAAGATCCATTTTACACCAGGTTTTTCTGTAGATCTAGGTATACTCATTGAATGTACACGATACGGTCGCATTGAAGAGGTGGAACTAGGCGTAAAATGCCACAAGCATAGGCATGTTTACGATATTGGTGCGTCCGCATTAGAAGTTGCGGCAACCATATTGGGTTTGACGAATCCAGAGAAAAGTGCGAAATTAACTCAGTATCCTCATGGGAATCGCATCGTCAAGGAAATAGATTTATCGATATTGCCACCTCTCAATGGGAGCGAGAATGATGGGTTTAATTTTACCTCCGGGTTATGA
- a CDS encoding SUMF1/EgtB/PvdO family nonheme iron enzyme, translating into MDNPIRTFISYAYEKDKEYLIWVRQLAARLRQDGIDARIDAWNLQGSTITEFMQREVRNADKVLVLCSPAYRKKVHDMEDGERVTGVGWESMLISSEIFSTNCRNKLIAALTRGGWRLSAPDFLIGWPFHDLSSPKTFEDNYRQLLIDLVVGPTLPSMGNTPPGLREDTEIKPLMVDKSSVALPTTWDKTIYPEAGLLRKNIKDGTVFVYISTSSVQLGSSLGQLRSGNWKPNERIPDESIPHTASIDGFWFARTPITNKQYKLFCQDTGYELPQRLDDVCFNGDEHPVIGVSWYDANEYLNWAGLRFPTEAEWERVAVGLENRLFPWGNELPTFEYANFGANRPGTTPVSQHFRGATPENILDMAGNVLEWCADDTREYAPGRIDNPIGSLSNELCALRGGSFKRLANEIRSRYRDRRSKKSTWGSSGIRAAIDEEAL; encoded by the coding sequence ATGGATAATCCAATTCGAACTTTTATTTCCTATGCTTATGAGAAAGACAAAGAATATTTAATTTGGGTTAGACAATTGGCCGCCCGTCTTCGCCAGGACGGTATTGACGCAAGAATAGATGCTTGGAATCTACAAGGAAGTACCATTACAGAATTTATGCAGAGAGAGGTTCGTAATGCTGACAAAGTTCTGGTCCTCTGTTCTCCGGCCTACCGTAAAAAAGTTCATGATATGGAAGATGGAGAAAGAGTTACTGGTGTAGGATGGGAGTCTATGCTAATTAGTTCAGAGATTTTCAGTACGAATTGTCGCAATAAACTAATTGCTGCTTTGACAAGGGGGGGTTGGAGGCTATCTGCACCTGATTTTCTGATTGGATGGCCTTTTCATGACCTTTCTAGTCCAAAAACATTCGAAGATAATTATCGACAGCTGCTTATCGATTTGGTTGTAGGACCGACATTACCGTCTATGGGGAATACACCGCCAGGGCTTCGTGAAGATACGGAGATTAAGCCCCTGATGGTGGATAAGTCTAGTGTCGCCTTGCCGACGACTTGGGATAAAACAATATACCCAGAAGCAGGGCTTCTGAGGAAAAATATAAAGGATGGCACGGTCTTTGTTTATATATCTACAAGTTCTGTGCAATTAGGAAGTTCGTTGGGACAATTACGATCAGGCAATTGGAAGCCAAACGAACGTATTCCAGATGAATCAATACCACATACGGCCTCTATTGATGGTTTTTGGTTCGCGAGGACACCTATTACAAACAAACAGTATAAATTATTCTGCCAAGATACTGGATACGAGTTGCCGCAGAGGCTTGATGATGTATGCTTTAATGGTGATGAACACCCCGTTATTGGTGTAAGTTGGTACGATGCCAATGAATATTTAAATTGGGCTGGGCTTAGATTTCCAACGGAAGCAGAATGGGAGCGTGTTGCAGTGGGTTTGGAAAATCGGCTTTTCCCGTGGGGTAATGAGTTGCCAACATTTGAATACGCAAACTTCGGAGCGAACCGACCAGGTACCACCCCTGTATCTCAACACTTTCGGGGGGCAACACCTGAAAACATACTCGATATGGCTGGCAATGTTCTCGAATGGTGTGCAGATGACACTCGAGAATATGCACCGGGAAGGATCGACAACCCTATCGGTTCACTCAGTAATGAATTATGTGCATTGCGAGGGGGGTCGTTTAAAAGGTTAGCAAACGAAATCCGTTCACGTTATCGAGATCGTCGATCTAAAAAGAGTACATGGGGAAGTTCAGGTATCCGTGCAGCGATAGATGAGGAGGCGTTATGA
- a CDS encoding glycosyltransferase family 4 protein, giving the protein MGKLLHLLSQRPSHTGSGITLEALVSHARAAGWDQRVIVGVPQDDPQPAVGGLDPQHVWPLVFGAGELDFALPGMSDVMPYVSTRFCTMSDERLTAYETAWRAQIAAVVREFAPDVIHSHHVWILSSLVKDVALQVPVFVQSHATGLRQMQLCPQIAPRVISGCRRAERFAVLHQEHAEQLAQTLEVDPTRVRVVGAGYRNQLFHCDGRNAAPGQRLLYVGKYAAAKGLPWLLDAFQRLRARRPRLELHVAGSGGGTEADRLADRMRAMPGVVLHGQLGQPALAALMRTCNVCVLPSFFEGLPLVLIEALACGCRLVSTALPGVERDLALRLGPALRLVQPPRLTDVDTPLPQDLPRFVDDLSTALNQTLEYAPLDQTDYDLAQALEPFTWDAVYRRVETGWQELIAAK; this is encoded by the coding sequence ATGGGCAAGCTGCTTCATCTGCTCTCCCAACGGCCGTCACACACCGGCAGCGGGATTACCCTCGAGGCGCTGGTGAGTCACGCCCGGGCCGCGGGATGGGACCAGCGCGTGATCGTGGGCGTGCCGCAGGACGATCCGCAGCCCGCTGTGGGCGGACTCGACCCGCAGCACGTGTGGCCGCTGGTGTTCGGAGCCGGAGAGCTGGACTTCGCCCTGCCCGGGATGAGCGACGTGATGCCCTACGTCTCCACCCGTTTTTGCACCATGTCCGATGAGCGGCTGACAGCCTACGAGACGGCCTGGCGTGCGCAGATCGCGGCTGTGGTGCGCGAGTTTGCGCCCGACGTGATCCACTCGCACCACGTCTGGATCCTCAGTTCGCTGGTCAAGGACGTGGCGCTGCAAGTGCCGGTGTTCGTGCAGTCGCACGCCACGGGCCTGCGCCAGATGCAGCTCTGCCCGCAGATCGCGCCGCGGGTGATTTCCGGCTGCCGCCGCGCTGAGCGCTTCGCAGTGCTGCACCAGGAGCACGCGGAGCAGCTCGCGCAGACACTCGAGGTAGACCCCACCCGTGTGCGCGTGGTCGGCGCGGGGTATCGCAATCAACTGTTTCATTGTGATGGTCGCAACGCGGCGCCCGGCCAAAGGCTGCTCTACGTGGGCAAATACGCCGCGGCCAAGGGCCTGCCGTGGCTGCTCGACGCATTCCAGCGCCTGCGCGCACGGCGGCCAAGGCTGGAACTGCACGTGGCGGGCAGCGGGGGCGGGACTGAGGCCGATCGCCTGGCCGACCGCATGCGCGCAATGCCCGGTGTGGTGCTCCACGGCCAGCTCGGACAACCCGCATTGGCCGCACTGATGCGCACTTGCAACGTCTGCGTGCTGCCCTCGTTTTTCGAGGGCCTGCCCCTGGTGCTGATCGAGGCCCTGGCCTGCGGCTGCCGCCTGGTGAGCACGGCACTGCCCGGTGTGGAACGCGACCTGGCCTTGCGCCTGGGCCCGGCCCTACGGCTGGTCCAACCGCCCAGACTGACCGACGTGGACACTCCCTTGCCCCAAGACCTGCCACGCTTTGTCGATGATCTGAGCACAGCCCTTAATCAGACCCTCGAATATGCGCCCCTGGACCAGACCGACTACGACCTTGCCCAGGCCCTAGAGCCCTTCACCTGGGACGCGGTCTACAGGCGGGTGGAAACAGGCTGGCAAGAGCTTATCGCCGCGAAATAA